A segment of the Candidatus Protochlamydia naegleriophila genome:
GGAGTTTGTGAATCAACGAGGTTTTGTTGAAGCGCATTGATTAAATCCTCAGTTACGCGATAGTACTCTTGAAAACTGTCTGAAAGAGTAGAGTTCGGCAGAGCGCGTGAGTGCCAGGTTCGCTCGATATGATCTTTTAGATTTTCGAGGCGAAGCTTCAAGAGGGCAATTATTGCGATCAATTCTTCTCTTGTCTGAGAGTTGAACTGTTGGTCCAGTAATGCTTCTCCAATACCAAAGGTGGCCTGATAGATAAGGGATTGCAAGTGAGGAAGTTCGATTAGAGTCGATAAAATTAAATATGAAGAAGGGCTCTGTTCAGTAGAGGGATAATAGGCTCCCATTGAGCCAAAAATTTTTTGCGTCTGCGCGATAATTTGCTTATGCCAGTGGCGATTGCTCTCTTGTGTCAATGGGTATTGATTGAGCCTTTCCCAGTGATTGGAAGTGTCTTTTGCCGCATTCGGAGCTAGGTCATCTAAAGAGGTGTTCGGATAGGTCGATGTAAGTTCGGCAATGTAGCTACTAATTTGGCTCTTTAGATAGTTCAATTCTTCGCTCAGCCCATTTTCCCCTTTCATCAGTCGGTGATGAAGCATTTGGTGTTGGGGAAGGGCATGAATCAGTTTCTTTAAGATCGTTTGATATTGGTTGCTTTGAATGCCAAACTCTAGCAGAGAGTAGGCTTGCGCGTAGGTCGAATAAGCAAAATAGAAAAGGGGGAACAAAGAGAGCCCAAACACGCAGGCTAAGAGTCGATAGCGTTGAAGAAGAGTAAAACGCATAGTTAAATACAAATAGTCTAGTTAAGAAGCTAGCCTTAAACTAGTCTATTCCGATCTTTAAAAAAAGTTATTTCTAAAACTTCGCTAAGCTTTGGAATAATTTTTTGAGTCCTCGTGGGCAGCATTTTTTCGTTCAGCAATTCATAGACTTTTTCTGATCAGTCGCTTAAAATGCTTTTGTTTTTGAAATGAATGCTTTTTCTTTGAAGTAAAGTTGAGATAAAAATGAACTTAAAAAAAATCCTCTTCCGCTTTGCTATTCTGGGTGTAATCTTTGCTGCTCTTTACGGATTAGGCCGTCTATACTTCCAGCTAACGGCCGGATTTACGATAGCTAATATTTCTTCAGATTTTGCCTATAATCCTGAATGGGAAGTTAGACCTTTATCGGCAGCTGAGCAAGATCAAATGAGCCGGGTTTTCGATCAGCCTTATCGCTATTTGGGAAAAGGATGCCAATCTTATGTGTTTATTAGCGAAGATAGGCACTACGTGATTAAGTTTTTTAAGTATCAACGCTACCGCCTTCAGCCTTGGTTAGCCTATGCCCCTCCTTTACCGGCCCTAGTTAAATACCGGGAAGAGAAAATAGAGAAAAAATGGAACAAGCTCGATGGCTTTGTCAAGAGTTGGAAGGTTGCTTTTGAGCATTTGAAAGATGAAACCGGATTGCTCTTTGTCCATTTGAATAAGACCGATACCCTCCATAAGCAACTGACCATTTATGATAAAATAGGCCAAGCGCACCTGGTAGATTTGGATCAGATGGAGTTTTGCGTTCAAGGATGCGCTCAAATGCTTTGTGATTCCTTGCTCGAATTTAAAAAGAACGGGCAGACAGCGCAGGCCCAACAGCTTATCACGGCTCTTTTAAATCTCATTCTTTCCGAGTATTACCGCGGACTTGCAGATAATGACCATGCCCTGATGCAAAATACAGGAGTTCTTCATGGACAACCGATTCACATTGACGTGGGACAATTTGTCCAAAATGAAGCCATCAAAGACCCAAGAGTCTATCATCAAGAGCTTTACACGAAAACGTACAAGTTTAAGCTGTGGTTGAATGAATTTTATCCTGAATTAGCTGAGTTTTTAGACCTTCAATTGAGCCAGATCATTGGACCAGACTATCTGACGATGAAGCCTAAATTTCGACCAAAATAAGAAAATGGGGGACAGCGCCCCCTTTTCGACTTGCGATTGCTTGTAAATTAGATTGTGCAAGAGAGCAGGTATTAGCGAATTTTTAAAACAATCTTACCTTTTGACTGCCCTTTCTGGTTCTTTTCTTGGGCTTCTGAGGCCTTTTCTAAGGGGAGTTCCTGGATTTGAATCGGGCCAACTTTCCCTTGTTGGATCAAATCTGAAATGTGCTGGAGCTCTCCGCCATTGGGAGTGACAAAGACATAGAGCCCTTTTGCATGATGGGCTTCGGAAAGGGAGTTGTCTGGCGGTTCTACAATTGAAACTAGACGGCCACCTTCTTTTAGCAGCTCAAAGCTCTTTTTTTGAGTCTCGCCGCCAACCGTATCGAAGACCACGTCAATGCCTTTTGGATAAAGAGCTTTGATGCTTTCAAGAGCATTTTGCTGTTTATAATCGATAACTATATCTGCTCCCAATTGTTTGACATAAGCGTGATTGGATTCACTGGCCGTTGTCAGGACACAGGCGCCTGCCAGTTTGGCAAATTGAATCGCTAAACTGCCGACACCACCGGCTCCGGCGTGAATTAAAACGATCTCTCCCTTTTTGAGCTGTGCTGAGTCAAACAACGATTGCCAAGCTGTCAAACCAGCGAGTGGAATGGCGGCTGCTTGAGCAAAAGAAAGGGCGGCAGGCTTAAAAGCTACATTGTCGGCTTCGTAGCAAATGTATTCGGCGTAGGTGCCCCATTTGATTGTGGGTTTGCGACAATAAGCGAAGACAGAATCGCCTACTTTAAATCTTCTAACATTTTTGCCGACAGCTGAAATAGTGCCCGTTGCATCCCATCCTGGAATGAGAGGGAATTCATGCGGTACGCGATTTTTCAGGCGGCCTTCCCGAATTTTCCAATCGACTGGATTGACAGCCGCATACGCAATTTGGATTTGAACTTCGCTTGGACCTGGCGAGGGAGTTGGAAGCTGCGCTAATTTCAATCGGTCGGCTCCCCCAAATTCTTCAAGAACGATGGCTTTCATGGTGTGCTGATTCACAGTTTTTCTCTCTACGGTTAGTTTGATAAGTGGCTACGAAGCATCCAGGCACTCTTTTCATGGACACTCAGCCGCTTGGTCAGAAGATCGGTTGTACCGTGATCCCCGAGTTCATTAGAACGTTCAATTCGTTCCCTTAAATGGCGACACATGGCTTCGTGATCTTCAAATAGCTGCTGAAGCATGTCATCGCTGTTTTCATCCCCATTCGATTCTTTGTAGGATGTCATGTCTAAAAATTGCTTAAGTGTGCCGGGAGCTCGTTCGCCTAGTATGCGAATGCGCTCAGCTAGTTCATCAATGGCTTCGGCTAGTTCTTCATATTGTTTTTCTAAGAATTGATGCAAGGCATAAAAGCGAGGGTCGACGATATTCCAATGAAAATTCTGCGTTTTTACGTACAGGATGTAAGTATCAGCGAGAATCAAATTTAAAAATTGGGCAATTTGCTTGTTCCGGTCTAAAGTGAAATTAGTTGTCATGGCATGCCTTAGCTAAATAAGAATGATTTGGAAAGTCAGCCGTTTAAAGTCGAGCCCAGGCAGGGCCTGGGTTCGCTTAGCTTTTGAAATCTCTTGCGCGATCGTTTTAAGATTTCGGACGAGTCGTTTTTGTAGGTGTTTGCGCTTCTGTTTCTGCCTCGTCATTGATTCCTTGGCTGAAAAAGCCGCCTTCGGCAATATCAGTCAACTTTTCGTCTGCAGAGCTTTCTTCATCCAATGTTTCTTGGAGGAGGTCTGCAATCTCATCAAAATTGAAGCGCTCGTTAATCTCTGACTGGTTTAAATGTCTCGCTAGTGCTCTTGCAGACCCGTAACTGGCAATTTCATAATGCTCTACTTTTTGGCAGCAAATAATTAAACCCGCATCTTTGACGGATGGGGTCGTTTTTTTGGCTATCTCTTCTTCCGCTTCTTTCATTAACCCAGCCATAGCTGTACACTCGACACCAGTTGGATTTTCATTCAGCATTTTGAAAATTTTCTTCAAGCGCAGGACCTGATTCTTCGTTTCATCAAGATGATGAGCAAGCGCCTCTTTTAATTCTGCATGGGTTGATGCTTTGATGACTTTTGGTAGGCCGACAACGATTTGATTCTCTGCATCAAACACATCTCTTAACAATTCAAGAAACAATTCATAAAAAGAATTTTGCTGCATCACAACCCCCCTGTTTAAAAAAAGTTTAGCATATTTGGATGTTATAGCAATGAATTGATTGCAGCAACTCTTTTAATTTGAAATGATTGATTTCCTGGAATGCCAGTCTTGAGTTGGATTTCTTACGGCACCCGCAGTTATTCTAGCGCTTGGGGATGAAGCGATGCGTGAAAGCTAAAGGATCAAATTTAATAGGAAGAGTTACCATTAAGGGGACTGCAAAAAAAATGAGCTTGAGGGCGTTTAAACTGGGCGATTCGTTTACCCATATCCTCGATGCTGAGACCAGGTTTTGGGTTTTGATTCAAGAGCCGCCTTTGTTTAAAATAGTTTTTTACAGGCGATGATTGGGTGGATTCTTGATTTTCCACGATAAGTATAGCTCCAAACGACATTCTGTTAGGGCATTGTCTACATATACACAAATAATTGAGTTAAGTTATAAACCAATTGGGATTTACTTGGGAAAAATATTTGAAAAATATTTGTTGATGGCCGAGATTCAATTTTTTGAAGGGAGATTAAATGGCGATTTTTACTCAAGCCAAATGGCAAGACTTCTATAGTCAGATAAACTTTAAACTGGCTTTGAAAACTAGCTTAGCAGCTTTGTTGAGTTTATATGTCTGCCATGAATTGGATCGCTTCATTAAACATCCAGATGCCTTTATCAGTGGTATTTGGTGCGTTGTTGCCTCAATTTTTGCTTCTCAGCCTACACTTGGTGGGACTTACAAGGCCATTTGGAATCGTTTCTTAGGTGTTTTGGTTGGATCGGCTTTAGGGGGCTTTTTTGCAAGCCAATGGGGGGCGCATCCTTTTATTTTGGGAGTAGCCATTTTTTGCACCGCATGTATTTGCTTTGCCAGTGGATTGAAAGAAAATTATCGCATGGCCTGCCTATCTTTGGCTGTCATCATGATTCCTTGGGGAATCAATCCAAGCATTAGCCCTTGGATTTATGCATTCTTTAGATTTTTAGACACGTGTGTGGGGCTTGGAGTTGCTATGTTTGTTGCTCAGGCTGTCTGGCCATCGCAGGCATTGACGACAATGCAGTCTCAAATGGCCGATATTTTATCGCTTGTACGGCAATTTTATGAGTACACATTAGTGTCGAGCAGTCCCCATAAAAGCGAAACGATCGCTGATGATCTCATCAATGATGTGAATCAAGCCTTTATTCAAGCGCACTTTAATCTGGAAGAATCAAAGGTAGAATTACTAGTAGGAATGTCTCCTATTACTATCTGGGTAGACCTATTGAGTTGTCTTGAGCGTTTGTGGGAAAGTGTTCGAGATTTGAAAAAAGTTTTCGACCCATCGATGCTCGAAGAGGTTTTTGATGAAGAACTGAAAAAAGAGGTGCATCATTTAAGCGAGCAGATCGATTTTATCTTGAAAGACCTCTCAGAAAAACTTAAAAGTGGGCATTCAAGCTATGATTACGGACGCATTGCCGTGTTGCAAGAAAGCTTGATAGAGGAGCTTGTCCGGTTTCGCGCGACTCGAGTCATGAAGAAATACAGCTTAGAGCGCGTAGAAAACTACTTTGTATTTTTCTATAACTTTAAACACATTCTGAATGAATTACAACAGCTTAATGGGATCATCGATCAACAGCTAGCAATAGAGTAGGGTATGAAGAAGAGATATTTGTTTATCCTCGTGCTTGGAATGGCGGGAACGCTGGCTCTTAGCCTGGCTGCCCTTTTCAATTTCAAATGCTTGCTTGCCTCTTATGAAGAGCGACGGAGATTGTTTGTACAAGAAGAATCTTTGCATAAGCTCTTAGCGGCGATCAAAGATGCTGAGATAAGTCAAAGAAGCTATCTTCTAACTGGTAAAAGCAATTATTTAGAGCCTTATTATAGTACGTTGCACACACTAGATTCTTACCTATCTCAAGCACAAGAAGGATCGCTACCTTCTCAAATAGCTCTTTATCAAGAGTTGAGCCGGCTAATTAAGATGCAAATACAGTCTATGAGTCAATCCATTGACAAGGTTAAGTCGGAAGGAATAACTGAAAGCCAAAAAAAAGAAGGGGGAGTGGGCAGTGAAAAAAGGGTAATGGATAATATTGGCTCTCTCATTGTTCAGCTTACCAGTTCAGCAGAGAGTGAGCGGGGGTATAAGGAGGCTGACATCGAGCAGTCGTCTGACCGGTCGCTATGGACAATGATCGGGAGCGTTGCATTAGTCAATTTTATTGTCGGATTTTACTCTTATTTATTTTACCGGGACTCACAGCGCTCCCTGAAAACGTCTAAGGAATTAAATCAAACGTCTCATATCTATCAGACCATTCTAGATACTACCAGGCAGGTAATTATTAGAACCGATAACAAAGGTGTTATTGTTTCTTTTAATAAAAAGGCCGAAAAAATGCTGGGTTATCGAGCCCAGGAAGTCATTCATAAGACCTCTATTTTGAATTTGTATGACAAAGACAACCTGCATGACAAACTTACCCATTTATATCAACGTCCTATCGAGCTGCCAATCGGCTTCGACCTGCTCGTTTCGCCTACCCGTTCGCTTGTTTGGGCAGACTCGGAATGGCTCATGAAGAAGAAAAATGGGAATGTTTTTCCTTGTTTGCTATCCATTACAGCTTTAAGGGACGAGCAGAATCAAGTCATAGGATTCTTGTTTATGGCATCCGATCTTACGCAAGATAAAAAACTGGAAGAGCATGTTAAAGTTGCACATGATGCTATGGAAGCAGCGTATTTGTCTAGAAATAAGTTCTTATCTAGCCTTGGACATGATTTTAGACCTCCTTTAACAACCATTGTAAATGGCACTAATCTTTTGCTGAGAACAAAAAGTGATCATTTAAATGTGCAGGAGCGTACGATTTTGGCTCAAATATTAACGAATAGTCAGCAAGTTCTTAACTTGACTAATCGCATTGTGGAGTTATCTAAAATAGAGGGGGGATTAGTTTCTTTGAATCCTAAGGAGTTAACTCTAGATGTCTTCATTGAAAAAATCATTAAAGAGGTCGAGATACAGCAGTTAAATAGAACTAAACAGGTTCAATTTCAATCTGAAATTCCCCATTCACTAAAGCCTCTAGAGACAGATCCTGAAAAATTGCACGATATTCTAATTAACTTAATTCAAACCGCACTTGCCTTCCAAAAAACGGATCAAATTATTGTGCATGTCAAAGCCGACCCTCAAACACTTTGTGCGGCAGAAATAGATATAATGTGCCTAGAAGATGGAAGTAAAGGCAAGACTGTCAAAGAAAGCAAGCTGCAGGTAAAGCCTGAAAGAGAAGCCCTAAGCTTATCTCTTGCACAGTCTATTGCGAAAGTGCTCGGATATCGTGTGACAGTTTCTAAAAGAGGGGAAGGAATGTGGGTGTACACTCTTGTTTTATCGCCTAGATTGTATTCGGGAAAGAGCGTGCAATAGGAGAGAATGGGTAAGCGTTGCTATTAGTCCAGGCGTGTCCCCTGCGAGCACTGATCGCAGGGGATTTTGTAGATGGTTTAAAAGCTAAACCACGATTTTTTTGGCTTAGTCTTTCCTTCTAACTTGTCGATAGCTTCCAAAATGGTTTTTTCTTTAGCTTGGCTGCCTTTAAATTTTTCAAATTTTTCAGTCTCTTTATTGACAACGACAACAGATGGAGTTGCACTAATGCTGTAGCGTTTGACAATGTCATCAAAAAATTCTGTGCCATTCTTAACATCTTCGAAAGAAAGCTCTTCGAATTTTAACTTTTTAGTTTTAGCCAGCTTGGCTACATCGATATCGGTTGGCTTTTGAGTTTCATCTGTCAGATCCATTAAGCTTTGGCGCGCAGTTAAGTATTTGGTTTTTTCGTTAATCAAAAAAGATAAGTGATAGGGAGAAAAGTTTGCGCTCTGGCGATTGATTGGGAAGTCAACGAAGTAAAAGGCTGCTTTGGATTTAAGAGCGGTGTAGAGTTGTTCGATTTTAGGCTCTAATTTTTTGCAAGAGCTGCAGAACCAATCAGAGACAATATAAATTTCAATTGGGCTATCAGCTTTTCCTAAGACCAGGCGTTGTTTAATCTCTTGAATATCTTCTTCATCCGCATGAGCGGAGGAAGGGGTAAAAAAAACTGCACACATGAATGCGAATAGATAAGCTAGAGGAAAAAAAAGGCGTTTATTCAATTTGTTCATGGTAACTCCTTGAGTTCATTTGTTCATTGTATTCAATCGATCATTCAGGTGCATAAATCCTTAAATGAGTTCTGTCTATCATCAGAATCTTATTGCAAATATTTACGTACAAGATCGATCAAATCATTAGGAAGAAAAGGCTTTGTTAAAAACTCATTTAACCCCGCCTCTTGACTGTATTCTTGAATTCCGCGCATGGCATGCGCTGTCAGGGCTATGATGGGTACGGTTTGATAATTAGTTTTTTTTCTTAGGAGGCGGGTGAGCTCCATCCCATCCATATCTGGCAAAGAGAGATCCATTAAAATCAGATCTGGCCTGTGAGATTCACAATACTCAAGAGCTGAATGTCCATGCGCCATGACAACAGTTTTAAAGCCATAATAATTGAGAATTTTTTCTGCCAGCAAGCTGTTATCTTCATTATCTTCAACGATTAAAACTTCTTTGGGTTCATTCATAGGTTTAACCTGCGTTTGGATCTACTGCGTTTTGGAAAGGATGACAGAAAAGATGCTTCCTTTGCCTTTTTCACTCTGTACATTAATCATTCCACCATGTAAGTCAATAATTCTTTTGGAAATGGCGAGTCCAAGTCCAG
Coding sequences within it:
- a CDS encoding NADP-dependent oxidoreductase, with protein sequence MNQHTMKAIVLEEFGGADRLKLAQLPTPSPGPSEVQIQIAYAAVNPVDWKIREGRLKNRVPHEFPLIPGWDATGTISAVGKNVRRFKVGDSVFAYCRKPTIKWGTYAEYICYEADNVAFKPAALSFAQAAAIPLAGLTAWQSLFDSAQLKKGEIVLIHAGAGGVGSLAIQFAKLAGACVLTTASESNHAYVKQLGADIVIDYKQQNALESIKALYPKGIDVVFDTVGGETQKKSFELLKEGGRLVSIVEPPDNSLSEAHHAKGLYVFVTPNGGELQHISDLIQQGKVGPIQIQELPLEKASEAQEKNQKGQSKGKIVLKIR
- a CDS encoding Dps family protein, whose translation is MTTNFTLDRNKQIAQFLNLILADTYILYVKTQNFHWNIVDPRFYALHQFLEKQYEELAEAIDELAERIRILGERAPGTLKQFLDMTSYKESNGDENSDDMLQQLFEDHEAMCRHLRERIERSNELGDHGTTDLLTKRLSVHEKSAWMLRSHLSN
- a CDS encoding ferritin-like domain-containing protein, yielding MQQNSFYELFLELLRDVFDAENQIVVGLPKVIKASTHAELKEALAHHLDETKNQVLRLKKIFKMLNENPTGVECTAMAGLMKEAEEEIAKKTTPSVKDAGLIICCQKVEHYEIASYGSARALARHLNQSEINERFNFDEIADLLQETLDEESSADEKLTDIAEGGFFSQGINDEAETEAQTPTKTTRPKS
- a CDS encoding FUSC family protein yields the protein MAIFTQAKWQDFYSQINFKLALKTSLAALLSLYVCHELDRFIKHPDAFISGIWCVVASIFASQPTLGGTYKAIWNRFLGVLVGSALGGFFASQWGAHPFILGVAIFCTACICFASGLKENYRMACLSLAVIMIPWGINPSISPWIYAFFRFLDTCVGLGVAMFVAQAVWPSQALTTMQSQMADILSLVRQFYEYTLVSSSPHKSETIADDLINDVNQAFIQAHFNLEESKVELLVGMSPITIWVDLLSCLERLWESVRDLKKVFDPSMLEEVFDEELKKEVHHLSEQIDFILKDLSEKLKSGHSSYDYGRIAVLQESLIEELVRFRATRVMKKYSLERVENYFVFFYNFKHILNELQQLNGIIDQQLAIE
- a CDS encoding CHASE3 domain-containing protein — encoded protein: MKKRYLFILVLGMAGTLALSLAALFNFKCLLASYEERRRLFVQEESLHKLLAAIKDAEISQRSYLLTGKSNYLEPYYSTLHTLDSYLSQAQEGSLPSQIALYQELSRLIKMQIQSMSQSIDKVKSEGITESQKKEGGVGSEKRVMDNIGSLIVQLTSSAESERGYKEADIEQSSDRSLWTMIGSVALVNFIVGFYSYLFYRDSQRSLKTSKELNQTSHIYQTILDTTRQVIIRTDNKGVIVSFNKKAEKMLGYRAQEVIHKTSILNLYDKDNLHDKLTHLYQRPIELPIGFDLLVSPTRSLVWADSEWLMKKKNGNVFPCLLSITALRDEQNQVIGFLFMASDLTQDKKLEEHVKVAHDAMEAAYLSRNKFLSSLGHDFRPPLTTIVNGTNLLLRTKSDHLNVQERTILAQILTNSQQVLNLTNRIVELSKIEGGLVSLNPKELTLDVFIEKIIKEVEIQQLNRTKQVQFQSEIPHSLKPLETDPEKLHDILINLIQTALAFQKTDQIIVHVKADPQTLCAAEIDIMCLEDGSKGKTVKESKLQVKPEREALSLSLAQSIAKVLGYRVTVSKRGEGMWVYTLVLSPRLYSGKSVQ
- a CDS encoding DsbA family protein is translated as MNKLNKRLFFPLAYLFAFMCAVFFTPSSAHADEEDIQEIKQRLVLGKADSPIEIYIVSDWFCSSCKKLEPKIEQLYTALKSKAAFYFVDFPINRQSANFSPYHLSFLINEKTKYLTARQSLMDLTDETQKPTDIDVAKLAKTKKLKFEELSFEDVKNGTEFFDDIVKRYSISATPSVVVVNKETEKFEKFKGSQAKEKTILEAIDKLEGKTKPKKSWFSF
- a CDS encoding response regulator codes for the protein MNEPKEVLIVEDNEDNSLLAEKILNYYGFKTVVMAHGHSALEYCESHRPDLILMDLSLPDMDGMELTRLLRKKTNYQTVPIIALTAHAMRGIQEYSQEAGLNEFLTKPFLPNDLIDLVRKYLQ